One genomic segment of Clostridium saccharoperbutylacetonicum N1-4(HMT) includes these proteins:
- a CDS encoding DUF1659 domain-containing protein, with protein sequence MAVTKTIDSASLSIEVQKGTDKAGDPIYTKKAFSGIKTNAAPENVYAVAEAIKGVMQAKTRDYFINEASILANA encoded by the coding sequence ATGGCTGTAACTAAAACTATCGACTCTGCTTCACTTAGTATTGAAGTTCAAAAAGGGACTGATAAGGCCGGCGATCCAATTTACACAAAGAAGGCTTTCTCAGGCATTAAAACAAATGCTGCACCTGAAAATGTATATGCTGTTGCAGAAGCAATTAAAGGTGTTATGCAGGCTAAAACTAGAGACTATTTTATAAATGAAGCTTCTATTTTAGCAAATGCTTAG
- a CDS encoding DUF2922 domain-containing protein has product MEYTLSMTFLTSSGEKSTLNVPGVKTDITKEAINSLMDTIIAKDVFVTNSGNLVKKSGAQVTQRQVTKFDVA; this is encoded by the coding sequence ATGGAATATACTTTGTCTATGACTTTTCTAACATCATCTGGTGAAAAAAGCACTTTAAATGTTCCTGGTGTTAAAACAGATATTACTAAAGAAGCGATTAATTCGCTTATGGATACTATAATTGCCAAAGATGTTTTTGTAACTAATTCTGGCAATTTAGTTAAGAAATCAGGCGCTCAGGTTACTCAAAGACAAGTTACTAAATTTGATGTAGCTTAG
- a CDS encoding AbrB/MazE/SpoVT family DNA-binding domain-containing protein has translation MKESGMVRKVDALGRFVIPSEIRNVLGISEGDPLEIVKVNNEIVVKKYHRGCIFCGCEKGILAFKDLIVCEGCRKDFGQE, from the coding sequence ATGAAAGAATCAGGAATGGTAAGAAAAGTTGATGCGTTAGGAAGGTTTGTAATACCAAGTGAAATTAGAAATGTTCTTGGTATTAGTGAAGGAGATCCATTAGAAATAGTGAAGGTTAATAATGAAATAGTTGTTAAGAAATATCATAGAGGCTGTATTTTTTGTGGATGTGAAAAAGGTATTTTAGCATTTAAAGATTTAATTGTTTGTGAAGGATGCAGAAAGGATTTTGGACAAGAGTAA
- a CDS encoding ATP-binding protein — protein sequence MVPQENSQPLAVSCECRNIEKLKSEWRYSGINVEQSKHTFFNFEVWNKASERLKDTAAAYCTNFDEIKDKRRNSILLCGQVGSGKTHVSVAIALYFLKQRIKVVYMPYRDVITKIKQNMIDQEYYGKMISKYKLCEVLLIDDLFKGKINESDLNIMFEIINYRYLNFLPIIVSSEFSINRLLAFDEGVGSRIYEMSKDYVVEIEKDIGNNYRLK from the coding sequence TTGGTACCACAGGAGAATAGTCAGCCACTAGCTGTTAGCTGTGAATGTAGAAATATAGAAAAGCTAAAAAGTGAGTGGAGGTATTCTGGAATTAATGTGGAGCAGAGTAAACATACTTTTTTTAACTTTGAGGTATGGAATAAAGCATCTGAAAGATTAAAGGATACGGCTGCAGCTTATTGTACTAACTTTGATGAAATTAAAGATAAGAGAAGAAATAGTATTTTATTATGTGGACAAGTTGGTAGCGGCAAAACGCATGTTAGTGTTGCTATAGCATTATATTTTTTAAAACAAAGAATTAAAGTTGTGTATATGCCTTATAGAGATGTGATCACAAAGATAAAACAAAATATGATTGATCAAGAATACTATGGAAAAATGATATCAAAGTATAAATTATGCGAGGTACTTCTTATTGATGACCTCTTCAAGGGAAAAATTAATGAAAGTGATCTTAACATAATGTTTGAAATAATTAATTATAGATATTTAAACTTTCTGCCAATCATAGTTAGTAGTGAATTTTCTATTAATAGATTACTAGCTTTTGATGAAGGGGTAGGGTCACGTATATATGAAATGTCAAAAGATTATGTAGTTGAAATAGAAAAGGATATAGGAAATAATTATAGGCTTAAATGA
- a CDS encoding phage replisome organizer N-terminal domain-containing protein encodes MADVVMWVKFKVNMYEDTKLKIIDSEDKRDLYHYIWSRSIVLAGKVNLGGYLYINEKMPHTIKTLAIEFNRSVEEVKDAFKILRKLEMIELTEDKVFKIKNWEKHQNVEGMERAKQLNINRVAKCRAKKKAANDNGEGEIELASSASDVVKAAGNEADIQVGENTSNDINQDIKESQNNDTTENNNKDSSDENCNVTCNAENSNCNVTVMEQNKKEIKKKNKKKEIEIENENSVGDINNKSSTFIEEVSKSSLLENNNTKNESSENDINLKALELIQYHEKITGKVGGCDYVSLRAAIDIHGVKWVKMAMDVGFEKNCPDIKYAIGILKNWRREGYPEENMEVKKNGVRSTGTSNTTDTNKFAGFKPKEPRKLTEAQRKWAEENLI; translated from the coding sequence ATGGCTGATGTTGTTATGTGGGTTAAATTTAAAGTGAATATGTATGAAGACACTAAACTTAAAATAATAGATAGTGAGGACAAAAGAGACTTATATCATTATATTTGGTCGAGATCTATTGTTTTAGCTGGGAAAGTAAATCTTGGTGGATATTTGTACATTAATGAAAAAATGCCACACACAATTAAAACGTTGGCTATAGAATTTAACAGAAGTGTTGAAGAAGTAAAAGATGCATTTAAAATACTTAGAAAATTAGAAATGATTGAACTTACTGAAGATAAAGTTTTTAAAATTAAGAATTGGGAAAAGCATCAAAATGTTGAGGGAATGGAAAGGGCTAAGCAATTAAATATTAATAGAGTTGCAAAATGTAGAGCAAAAAAGAAAGCAGCTAATGATAATGGTGAAGGAGAAATTGAACTAGCTTCATCTGCAAGTGATGTTGTTAAAGCAGCTGGAAATGAAGCTGATATTCAAGTGGGTGAAAATACATCTAATGATATTAATCAAGATATCAAGGAAAGTCAAAATAACGATACTACAGAAAATAATAACAAAGATTCCTCTGATGAAAATTGTAATGTTACCTGTAATGCTGAAAATTCTAATTGTAACGTTACAGTAATGGAACAGAATAAGAAAGAGATTAAGAAAAAGAATAAGAAGAAAGAGATAGAGATAGAGAATGAAAATAGTGTGGGTGATATAAATAATAAAAGTTCAACTTTCATTGAGGAGGTAAGTAAGTCTAGTCTCTTAGAAAATAATAATACCAAAAATGAATCTTCAGAGAATGATATTAATCTCAAAGCTTTAGAACTTATACAATATCATGAGAAAATCACAGGCAAAGTTGGTGGATGTGACTATGTATCACTTAGAGCTGCTATTGATATTCATGGTGTGAAGTGGGTTAAGATGGCTATGGATGTTGGCTTTGAGAAGAATTGTCCTGATATAAAGTATGCCATTGGCATATTAAAAAACTGGAGAAGAGAAGGGTACCCAGAAGAAAATATGGAGGTGAAGAAGAATGGGGTTAGAAGCACTGGAACGAGTAACACAACAGATACAAATAAATTTGCAGGATTCAAACCAAAAGAACCACGAAAGCTTACAGAAGCTCAACGAAAGTGGGCAGAGGAAAACCTTATATAA
- a CDS encoding excisionase: MNEEEIIFSKLYDVIKNSCLNRKTLTVLECAEFINVSKEKIRELINKPNTDFPYFKVGAKVLINRDLLQEWLQKISLEHRQI; the protein is encoded by the coding sequence ATGAACGAAGAAGAGATAATATTTAGTAAACTTTATGATGTTATTAAAAATTCTTGCTTAAATAGAAAGACACTTACAGTATTGGAATGTGCAGAGTTTATAAATGTAAGTAAAGAAAAAATAAGAGAGTTAATAAATAAGCCTAATACTGATTTTCCTTATTTTAAAGTTGGAGCAAAAGTATTGATAAATAGAGATTTATTACAAGAATGGCTTCAAAAAATATCATTAGAACATAGACAGATATAG
- a CDS encoding helix-turn-helix domain-containing protein — protein sequence MNLKQLRKESGIKAYKIAERLHISRMQFSNIEKGKCKVDMLKMEKLSKIYEKSIDEIKAACEGTYYERRRDNI from the coding sequence ATGAATTTAAAACAATTGAGAAAAGAAAGTGGAATAAAGGCATATAAGATTGCAGAAAGACTTCATATTAGCAGAATGCAGTTTAGCAATATTGAAAAAGGTAAATGCAAAGTGGACATGCTCAAAATGGAAAAGTTAAGCAAAATTTATGAAAAGAGTATTGATGAGATCAAAGCAGCATGCGAGGGGACTTATTATGAACGAAGAAGAGATAATATTTAG
- a CDS encoding helix-turn-helix domain-containing protein, whose translation MFNEHLEKYRNDLQLRKKEIADKLKVSESYYSLIESGTLLHLKVLLKSWY comes from the coding sequence ATGTTTAATGAACACTTAGAAAAATACAGAAATGATCTTCAACTAAGAAAAAAAGAAATAGCTGACAAATTAAAAGTTAGTGAAAGTTACTATAGCTTAATAGAAAGTGGAACTTTACTCCATCTAAAAGTCTTATTGAAAAGTTGGTATTAA
- a CDS encoding tyrosine-type recombinase/integrase — MAVKTNFTSNGKEYYRLTCDIGIDANGKRIRKQFVGKNKKEAEQKKQDYLNKSRMGIQDKTLWFSQSMRSWLFEVVKMSGNIKASSFSRYAGIYSKYFKNCSISHISLDKLESIDIQRYYNDLHKQGKSSNIIKNNIKLLKQFLNYAVDCGYILRNPCSGKRVVIPKDKTKNITDKITDVPIFSKESMQKILSLKEDTKIRYLSLISYATGMRRGEILGLKESDIDYDNMEIHIRRNLVTTLVYDDDGTKHKETFIDKTKTNTSVRDIPLPNNLIPIIKSAIALKKKDMLKCGNSYNRTNKDFIFLTEAGEYIDAGNIDKSWIYFLKRCKVDHLKFHALRHTYATLQFENNIRIETVSKLLGHASIEITSNIYTHVMKKEKQKAIDTLALLN, encoded by the coding sequence ATGGCTGTAAAGACTAACTTTACTTCTAATGGAAAAGAATATTATAGACTGACATGTGATATTGGAATAGATGCCAATGGTAAAAGAATCCGAAAACAGTTCGTTGGCAAAAATAAAAAAGAAGCTGAGCAAAAGAAACAAGATTACTTGAATAAATCCCGCATGGGTATTCAAGATAAGACTCTTTGGTTTTCTCAATCAATGAGGAGCTGGTTATTTGAAGTAGTGAAAATGTCTGGAAATATTAAAGCTTCATCTTTTTCCAGGTATGCAGGGATTTATAGTAAATATTTTAAAAACTGCTCTATATCCCATATAAGCTTAGATAAATTAGAATCTATTGATATTCAACGATATTATAATGATCTTCATAAACAAGGGAAAAGCAGTAATATTATAAAAAATAATATTAAACTATTAAAACAATTCCTCAATTATGCTGTAGATTGTGGCTATATATTAAGAAATCCTTGTAGTGGTAAGAGAGTAGTTATTCCTAAAGATAAAACTAAAAATATAACTGATAAAATTACTGATGTTCCAATATTCTCTAAAGAAAGTATGCAAAAAATCCTCTCTCTAAAAGAAGATACAAAAATACGTTATTTGTCCTTAATCTCCTACGCTACTGGTATGAGGCGTGGTGAAATATTAGGTTTAAAAGAATCTGATATAGATTATGATAATATGGAAATTCATATTAGAAGAAACTTAGTTACAACTTTAGTTTATGATGATGATGGAACTAAGCACAAAGAAACTTTTATAGATAAAACCAAAACTAATACTTCTGTTAGAGATATCCCCTTACCTAATAACTTAATTCCAATTATAAAATCTGCTATAGCTCTAAAGAAAAAGGATATGCTAAAATGTGGTAATAGCTATAACAGAACAAATAAAGATTTTATATTTCTAACTGAAGCTGGAGAATATATAGACGCAGGTAATATTGATAAGAGCTGGATATATTTTTTGAAAAGATGTAAAGTAGATCATTTAAAATTTCATGCATTAAGACACACCTATGCTACTTTGCAATTCGAAAACAACATCAGAATTGAAACTGTATCTAAATTACTTGGGCATGCTAGTATTGAAATAACTTCTAATATATATACTCATGTAATGAAGAAGGAGAAACAGAAGGCTATTGATACGTTGGCGTTGCTAAATTAG
- the dcm gene encoding DNA (cytosine-5-)-methyltransferase, with amino-acid sequence MAFKVVSLFCGPGGIDLGLKMAGFDIIWGVDRDKSSCETHKKWSNAEIINDDINNIDIDDIPNSDIIVSSLIPPFFLSRITGEVKDINLNGTTLDIISKKMPKGCIYEGPAGLILSNKQEILKEFLNNFEKIGYRIYYQILNYKDYGIPQNKRKLVIIGIRKDINHIYEFPSIQNKNITIQEAFKGLDNKELNLDDRLSISLKDKERKKVTILDKNMISPSIALGRLPINSDIPMKEDKLFTISYQEAAIIQSFPIEFNFSGNKAIKFRQIINAFAPKLAFEIANQLKNVLDKENSLNKDILPMESYRIPKNTDTYEIRNNIKCHEEVIKLEKLMLPDRYEGLEDNREKYDITKIILPVKEGIDKILELYEEIESSNRGAFLILKGKSGCGKTTFLRTLDVFIENIEIKTIFNDIDLVESINSMQDTKKRLRVVIIEGRESLLESSSREINDSIHSINRFLRGKNGKNTLVVWPCNDKEIIDVLVDTAENIGGTALLDLDETYFEFQGPSEEFYLTIAKQTIELLNNGKTLLDFGLTDEAANSLIDKVETIGEYLKIINKVIRKNKKFVEGLVKREPCKMWIIVLAGNEPDKDVAALTKGEFLSADINRMLISTNANIVEDLKRYQDKIGILSNYFDCRIIYMPIVTTLSVIRDFADDKLEEILRKYKMSDKKDGSGVERLLNSELAKMINSDYKAQAKKGKTGPNSIDAFEKLTDIASKNDKILNKTFGKALIEASLIDEFASEGNFGAGLTRRTDLVCKTILGEIRLEFMWRKKTSQAEIANYTLTKLYNYGKAIGLLE; translated from the coding sequence ATGGCGTTTAAAGTAGTTTCATTATTTTGTGGTCCTGGTGGAATTGATTTGGGATTAAAAATGGCTGGATTTGATATAATTTGGGGAGTAGACCGTGATAAAAGTAGTTGTGAAACTCATAAAAAATGGTCAAATGCAGAAATAATAAATGATGATATAAATAATATAGATATAGACGATATACCAAATTCTGATATAATTGTAAGTTCATTAATTCCACCATTTTTCTTAAGTAGAATTACTGGAGAGGTTAAAGATATTAACTTAAATGGTACAACCTTAGATATTATATCAAAAAAAATGCCTAAAGGTTGTATTTATGAAGGACCAGCTGGACTTATACTGAGCAATAAACAAGAAATACTGAAGGAATTTCTAAATAATTTTGAGAAAATAGGATATAGAATTTATTATCAAATTTTAAATTATAAAGATTATGGAATACCTCAGAATAAGCGAAAGCTTGTGATTATAGGTATAAGAAAAGATATAAACCATATTTATGAATTTCCTTCTATACAAAATAAAAATATAACTATTCAAGAGGCATTTAAAGGCTTAGATAATAAAGAATTAAATTTAGATGATAGATTGAGCATATCATTAAAAGATAAAGAACGTAAAAAAGTTACAATTTTAGATAAGAATATGATATCACCGAGCATAGCTTTGGGAAGACTACCAATTAATTCTGATATACCAATGAAAGAAGATAAACTATTTACAATATCGTATCAAGAAGCTGCTATAATTCAATCTTTTCCAATAGAGTTTAACTTTAGTGGCAATAAAGCAATTAAGTTTAGGCAAATTATAAATGCATTTGCACCAAAACTGGCTTTTGAAATAGCAAATCAACTTAAGAACGTTTTAGATAAAGAAAATAGTTTGAATAAAGATATATTACCTATGGAAAGTTATAGAATTCCCAAAAATACTGATACATATGAAATAAGAAATAATATTAAGTGTCATGAGGAAGTGATAAAATTGGAAAAGCTTATGTTACCAGACAGGTATGAAGGATTAGAAGATAATCGTGAAAAGTATGATATTACTAAAATAATTTTACCAGTCAAAGAAGGAATCGATAAGATACTAGAATTATATGAAGAAATAGAAAGTAGTAATAGAGGAGCTTTCTTAATATTAAAGGGTAAATCAGGATGTGGTAAAACTACATTTCTTAGAACATTAGATGTTTTTATAGAAAACATAGAAATAAAGACAATATTTAACGATATTGATTTAGTGGAATCAATAAATTCAATGCAAGATACAAAAAAAAGGCTAAGGGTGGTGATTATTGAGGGGAGAGAGTCATTATTAGAATCAAGTTCAAGAGAAATAAATGATTCTATACATTCAATAAATAGATTTTTAAGGGGTAAAAATGGTAAAAATACTTTAGTTGTTTGGCCATGTAATGATAAGGAGATAATTGATGTTTTAGTTGATACAGCAGAAAATATTGGGGGAACTGCACTTCTTGATTTAGATGAAACATATTTTGAGTTTCAAGGTCCAAGTGAAGAATTTTATTTAACAATTGCGAAGCAGACAATAGAGTTATTGAATAATGGAAAAACATTGCTTGATTTTGGACTAACAGATGAAGCAGCTAACTCATTAATTGATAAAGTTGAAACTATAGGAGAATATCTGAAAATAATAAATAAGGTTATAAGAAAAAATAAAAAATTTGTAGAAGGACTGGTAAAAAGAGAACCATGTAAAATGTGGATAATAGTGCTTGCAGGGAATGAGCCAGATAAGGATGTTGCTGCTTTAACAAAGGGAGAATTTTTGTCAGCGGATATAAATAGAATGTTAATATCTACAAATGCTAATATTGTTGAGGATTTAAAGCGTTACCAAGATAAAATAGGAATATTGTCGAATTATTTTGATTGTAGAATAATATATATGCCTATAGTAACAACACTTTCAGTAATACGTGATTTTGCAGATGATAAACTGGAAGAAATTCTAAGGAAATATAAAATGAGTGATAAGAAAGATGGAAGTGGAGTAGAGAGATTACTAAATAGTGAATTGGCAAAAATGATAAATTCTGATTACAAAGCACAAGCGAAAAAGGGAAAAACAGGTCCTAATAGTATAGATGCTTTTGAAAAATTAACTGATATTGCTAGTAAAAATGATAAAATATTAAATAAAACATTTGGAAAAGCTTTGATTGAAGCGAGTTTGATTGATGAATTTGCTTCAGAAGGAAATTTTGGGGCTGGATTAACTAGAAGGACAGATTTAGTTTGTAAAACAATATTAGGTGAGATTAGATTAGAGTTTATGTGGAGAAAAAAGACATCTCAAGCTGAAATTGCTAACTATACACTAACGAAATTATATAATTACGGAAAAGCTATAGGTCTTTTAGAGTAA